The following nucleotide sequence is from Bradyrhizobium roseum.
GCATCTGCTGCTGTCCACCCGACAATGTGCCGGCGAACTGGCCGCGGCGTTCGGCCAGGATCGGAAGCCATTCGAAGATGCGCTGAATGTTGTGCTTCCAGTCGCGTCGTCCCGCCTCGGTCATCGCGCCCATTTCGAGGTTTTCCATCACGGTGAGCGACGGAAACACCTGGCGGCCTTCCGGCACGTGGGCGATGCCGAGATGGGCGCGTTGTGCGGGCTGGATCGACAGCAGGTCGTGGTCCCCGAAGGTGATCTTCCCCGCGCTGGGGCGCACGATTCCCGAGATGGTCTTGAACAGCGTGGTCTTGCCGGCGCCGTTCGGGCCGACGATGGCGACGAACTGGCCTTCCTCGACCTTGATCGAAACGCCGTTCAGGACGGGAATGGCCGAGTAGCCGGATGTCAGCCCTTCAATGCGGAGCATGGGCCACCCATTTTTTGCCGAGATACGCCTCGATGACGCGGCTGTCGCGCGTCACCGCTTCGGGCTCGCCCTCGACGATGACGGCGCCGTGGTCGAGCACCAGAAAACTGTCGACCAGGCGGACCATCGCCTGCATCGTGTGTTCGATGATCGCAATCGTTATGCCGTCGCGGGCCAGCCGCTGGATCACCGCTACGACCTCGTTGGCTTCGTCATGCCCGAGGCCCGCGAGCGTTTCGTCGAGCAGCAAAATGCGCGGCTGCCCGGCGAGCGCGCGAGCCAGCTCCATCAGCCGTAGTTCCTTGGTCGTGAGTTCGCCGGCGATACGATCAGCAATTTCCGAGAGGCCGACACGGGCGATCGCATCCGCCGCCAGTCGCTTTGCCTCGTCGTCGGTCCTGGCGCTGACATAGGCCCCGACGACGACATTGTCCGAGATCGACATGCGCAGGAATGGGCGCATGATCTGGAACGTGCGGCCGATGCCGGCCTCGCACAGTTCATGCGGCTTGCGGCCGGACATCTCGCGACCGTCGAGCAGGACTTGCCCGGTGTCGGGCCGCAAAAATCCGTTCAGCAGGTTGAACAGCGTGGTCTTGCCGGCGCCATTGGGGCCGATGATGCCGAGGATCTCGTTCTGCCGTAGTTTGAAGCTGACATCCTGCACGGCCTTGAGCCCGCCGAAGGAGCGCGACAGGTTACGTACTTCGAGGACGACATCGCCTGTCCCGGCGGACCGTGTGGGGCGGAGAGGCACGAGTTCGGCGGAAGCGGCGGGGAGATTCGTCGTGGGCGCGCTGGTGACCGGCGTTGCAGACCGTTTGCGCCAGAAATCGCGAATCTTCCAGTACAGGCCTTCCGGCGCCAGCAGGATGACGCAGATGATGGCGAGTCCGTAGATCACGCCCTGGATGCCGGGAAAGCGTGAGCCCGCTTCGGCATTAAGCGTTTCGGCCAGCGGGATCAGGATGACGGATCCGATCACCGGACCCCAGACCGTTCCGACGCCGCCGAACATCGCGACCGTCAGCGCCTGTGCCGACACCAGCATGCCGAACACGGATTGCGGGGTGACCACCAGCAGCACGACCGCGTAGAATCCGCCGATCGCGCCGGCGATGGCGCCGCTGAGGGTGACGGCGCGCAGTTTCCAGGCCAGCGTGTTGATCCCGGCGGCTTCCGCGGCAGCTTCGTTCTGCTTGATCGCCAGCAGCGCCATGCCGAAGCGCGATCGTTCGACCGCCCGCGTCAAGAGAATGGTGGCAAGCATCATCGCCAGCGCCAGCAGTGTGTAGAGCCGGTGATCGGCGAATTGCATATAGGCGGCGGCATTTTCGCGCTTGATCGGCAGCGTCACTTCCTGCAGGCCGAGCCATTCGAACACGTAGAGAATGGCGAGCGGGTAGGCGAGCATTGCCAGCGCAAAGTAGTGACCCTGCAGGCGGAACGTCGGAAACCCGATCAACAGGCCAGCAATGCCGCCCAGCACGGCCGCGATCGGGATCATGATCCACGGCGAGAGGTCGAAATGGATCTGGCCGAGCACGACGGCATAGGCGCCGACGCCGAAGAACGCGGCGTGGCCGAACGAGATCAGCCCGGTGTAGCCGCTGAGCAGGTTCCACGACAGGCCGAAGATCGCCCAGACCGGGACCAGCGTCATCACGAGTTGGTAGTAGGAATTGGTCACGCTCAGCGACAGCGCGGCATAGAGCGCGGTGAAGACGATGATGGGCAGCAGCGAGCGCCATTCGCGCATGATCATGTCCTCTCGACCATGCGTCCGAAGAAGCCTTGCGGACGGAAGAAGACGATCAGGAGAAACACGACGAATATGGCGGCGTTCTGCAATTGCGTCGGCAGGATCAGCGTCGACATCTGCTGGACCAGCCCGATCGTCATGCCGCCCCAGAAGGCGCCGATGATGCTGCCCATGCCGCCGAGCACGACGCCGGCATACATCACGATGACGTATTCGACGCCGACAAAGGGATGGAAGGGATAGTTGGTGGCGAGCAGGCCGCCCGCAATCGCGGTGATGCCGGTGCCGAGCGCAAACGCGATGCGGTGCGCGCGGTCGACGTCGATTCCCATATAGGTAGCGGCCGTCGGATTGTCGGCAGCGGCGCGCAGCGATTTCCCGAGCCGCGACCGCGTGATCATCAGCGTCAGCAGGATCATCGTCACCAGCGAGAGAATGGCGTCGATGCCACGGGCCTTGTTGACGAAGACGCTGATGTCATTGAACATCGGTCCAAGTTCCCAGGCCGAACTCGACAGCGGGGTGCGGATCGAGGCCAGCACCGAACCGAATACCAGCAGGCCGCCATTCTGCAGGATGAGCGCGATCCCCAGCGTCAGGATGAGCTGGGCATAATGGCCTTCGCCCTCGAGCGAAGAGGTGCGCGTCCCGGATACCCGTGAAATCAGGGTGAGGTGGACGAAGTAGCCGAACACGGCGAGCACCGGGCCGGCCAGCACGATGGCGACGAACGGCCCGATGGTGTTGCCGAACGCGGCCTGCACGCCGAACGCGGTGAAGAAGTAAAATGCCGCGTACATGCCGAGCATCATGAAATCGCCCTGGGCGAAGTTGATGACCCGCATGACGCCGAAGATCAGCCCGAGCCCGACGCACATCAGGCCGTAGACCGCGCCGATCAGGAGACCGGCGGAGAGCGCCTGCAAAAAGCCTTCCAGCGCCTGGGTCACCGCTGACCTCGCCCGGCTGTTTTTGGCTTCAACATTGTTTCCCCCATCTTTGTTTTGTCGTTGTCGGTCATGAAGCCGGCCGCAGCCTTTGTTCGGCCGGTTCAGGCCGGCACCGCGCAGCGATGACACGGCAGTCCGGAAGCGACACGCAATTATCGACCAGCTCTTCCAGATCGCGTGCGCCGTCGCCGATCACGCCGGACGCTGCCTGCCGAAATCGGACGCGGATTTCATCCGGCGTGGCGGCAATGACATCGTCGAGGCGGTGCCGGACCGTCGCGCCATTGCGCAGCCCGACGAGAATTTCGGCACCCTGCCTCGACGGAAAAGCGGCGGTGAGATCGGGGGCGCTCTGCAGGTCGATCCGTTCGATGAGGCCTAGAATGCTGGCTTCGCCGATATCAGCATAGTTCTCTTCTTCGAGCGCACCGAGCGCCAGCACGGCCGCGACGCTGAAGGGAATGCTCATCTTCGCCTGCAGCGCGTTGTGGAACGGTCCCTTGGAATCGCAGCCGGGGTAGCGGGCGGCCGCCTCCGGGACACGGATCGAGATTGTTGCGATGTCTTCTGATGACCTGAGTTCGCGCGCGACCCGCAAGGCTGCCTGCGCGGCGGTCTGCGCGAAATTGCAGGCGGGAGCCGGCTTGTTGTAGACGGCCATGATCTCCGGCCCGGCGCCGGCAAACAGCCGGATATCCGCGGGAGCGGGCCGGCGGCCGAAGGCAGCGAACAATCCGGCCTCGCCTTCCAGAATCGTTTCCGAGGCGCGGGCGCCGGCCTCGGCGAGTTCGATCGCGGCGATCGCGTTGCGAGCAGCAAAACCGGGATGGAAATACATTTCGGAGCCGCCGGCGCGCGGCCATTCGTTCAGGCCCGAGGATGTGTTGGCGGCGATGGCCATCGCGCTGGTGGCGGCATCTTCGCCAAGCCCGAGCGCAAAACTTCCCGCCAGCGCGGCGCCGAGCGGTGCCACCAGGCCGGTCGGTCGGTAGAGGCGGGCGAGGTCGGCGTTGAAGAGTGCGCGTCCGATCTGCGCGCCGGTCTCGTAGCCGATGATGGCGGCGGCCAGGAACGTCGCGCCTGATAGTTGTGTCCGTTCCGACAGCGCGAGCAGCGTCGGCCAGATCACCACGCCATGATGGCAGATGCTGGCGGCGTGCATGTCCTCGCGCACCAGGCCATGGCCCATCACGGCATTGGCAAAGGCCGCATCGCCGGGTGAGGCGAGGGCGCGGTTGCCGATGATGGTCGCGCCGTCCTTGGCCTCGCGCGCAATGGCGGTTGCCTGCCGGCTCCACGGGTGGTTTCGTGCTTCGAAAGCACAGGACAGGAAATCCAGCAGGCAGATTTTCGCCTTGGCGATGACGTCGGCATCGAAGCGGCCGGGATCGACGGAGAGCGCGGAGCGGGCCAACGCCCGCGCCAGCGATGCCTCGCTCGATCCGGTCGATCCGATGATCATGGCGATGTCCCTTGCGTGCCGGTGGGGTCGCGTTAGCCGCGCATTTCCACGCCGGCCCATTCCTCCAGCACTTTCGCGATCGATGTGAAGTCGGATGACGCGCCGAATTTGGCGTTGGTGATTGCGAGCATCTGCCGCACCGCGGCGCCGCAGACCATCGGCACGCCCATCGCTTCGGCTTCATCGACGCAGAGCCGGACGTCCTTGTAGGAAAGGCCGGTGGCGAAGCCGAAATCGAAGGTGCCGGGAAGCACGGCGCGGGGGAATTTGTCTTCCGAGGCGCTGTTGCGCCCGCTGCTGGCGTTGATGATGTCGATCAGGACTTTGGCGTTGACGCCGCCCTTGACCCCCATCGCGACTGCTTCGGATGTGATGACGAGCGCAGCCGCCGCCATCAGGTTGTTGGCGAGCTTGGCCGTTTGCGCCGTGCCCGGCTTGTCGCCGGTATAAAACAGCTTTCCAAAGTGCTTCAGGATCGGCTCGACCTTGTCATAGGTGGCCTTCGGGCAGGAGACCATTACCGCGAGCGTGCCGTTCACCGCGCCCTTGATGCCGCCGCTGACCGGGGCATCGACCAGCGTGATGTTGCGCGGCTCAAATCCTGCTGCGATCAGCTTGGCAGCGCCGGGGCCGGTGGTGGAGAGATCGATCATGACGGTGGCGCGATTTCCGGCAATGACGCCATCGGGCCCCAGCGCGACCGCCTTGACGATGTCCGGCGTCGGCAGGCTGGCGAGCACGATATCCGCGGCGGAAGCAACCTCGGCCGGCGATTTCGCCAGCCGAGCGCCGCGCGCCACCAGCGCCGTGGTCGCGTCGGGCTGCGCATCGTAGATGCACAGCGAATAGCCAGCGTCGAGCAGGCGGCTGGCCATCGGTCCGCCCATGCGGCCCGTTCCGACAAAGCCGATTGTTTCTCCTGCCATGGTTCGCTCCCTGTCGCGCCGCGAGAGCGGGCGCATGTTGTTCTTGCCGCGCCGGGTTCCCAGTCGCGTTTCGCCGAATTTCAAGATTGTCAGTCAATCTGTCAAGCATAAGATTCCTGTCGACAGCCGGTGGCGCGCCGGAATAGGGTCGCCAAAACAGGGTCCCGAGGAATTCGCTCAGTGCGGCAAGTTGAAGCGCAAGGCGCCGGCACGACATTCGCCGATTTCGTCGCCGGCACGGCGTGGGCGGATGTCGCCGCGCAAGAACACGAAGCGAAACGCTCGATCCTGAACTTTTTCGCGACCGCGCTGGGGTCGGCAAACGATCCGGCCGTCACCGCCGCGTTGCGTACGCTGCTGCCGTTCAGCGGCGCCGCGACGTCAGCGGTGATCGGCCGCCCCGAGCGGCTCGATGCGATGGGCGCATCGTTCCTCAACGCGGTATCGGCCAACCTGCTCGATTTCGACGACACCCATCCGGACACCATCATCCATCCGGCGGCCCCGGTCGCCGCACCAGTGCTGGCATTGGCGCAGGCGCGCGGGTTTTCCGGGCGCGCCGTGCTGACGGCATTCATTCTCGGCGTCGAGATCGAATGCCGCGTCGGCAATGCGGTGTCTCCACTGCATTATGCACGCGGCTGGCACATCACCTCGACCTGCGGCGTGTTCGGCGCGGCGGTGGCCTGCGCGAAACTGCTGGAATTGCCGGCGGACCAGATCTCGAATGCGATCGGGATCGCCGCCAGCCAGTCGGCCGGCATCGTCGAAAATCTTCCCAGCGCCGCCAAGAATGTCAGCGTCGGCAACGCGGCGCGCAACGGCCTGTTCGCAGCCTTGCTGGCGGCGGAAGGCTATTCCGCCTCGCCCCGGGCCATTGAAGGGCCGCTCGGCTGGGCCCGCGCCATGGGCGACGAGCCCGACATGGCGCGACTGACGGGAGGCCTCGGCAAGAGCTGGGAGATCGCGAAAAATACCTACAAGCCCTATCCGGCGGGCATCGTGTTTCATGCGGTGATCGACGCCTGCTTCAAGTTGCGGACGAAACTGAAGCGGCGGATCGACGATATCGAATCCATCACGGTGCAGGGCTCAGCGCTGCTGCTGGCGCGGGGCGACCGGCCGGTTCGCAACGAGCGCGACGCCCGGGTCAGCATTCATCACTGCGCGGCTATCGCGCTGCTGCTGGGTGCGGCCGGCGTGCCCGAATTCGCTGAAGCCACCGTGTTTCGGCCCGACATCGTATCCTTGCGCCAGAAGGTGACGGCCGCGCTTGACGCTTCGCTTCCGGATGGCGTCGCGCGGCTCATCGTCCGGCTCCATTCGGGTGAAGCGTTCGAGGAGATCGTGATGGATGCGAAAGGCAGCCTTGCCGATCCGCTGTCGGACCGCGACATCGAGGCGAAACTGCGCGATGGTGCACGGCTGGGTGGAGCCGATTGGGACGCCGACCGTGTCATCGACCATGTCTGGCGGCTTGACACGCTTGCTGACGTATCGAACCTGATGAAGTCGCACGGCTAAAGTTCGCCGTCCTGAAAACACTGCTAAAACAAACGAAAGGAACCGAAGATGAGCGAGTTGTTCGACAAGGGATTGAAGGTCCGCAAGGAAGTGCTCGGTGAAGACTACGTCAACAAGTCGATCGCTGGAGCCGACGAATTCACCCGGACCATGGCGGAGTGGTCCACAGAATTCTGCTGGGGCGCGTTGTGGACCCGGCCGGGCATGGACCGGCGCACCCGCAGCATCGTCAACCTGGCCATGCTCGGCGCACTGAACCGGCCCCACGAATTGAAACTGCACGTCAAGGGCGCGCTGAAGAACGGCGTCACCAAGGAAGAAATCAAGGAGATCCTGCTGCAGGTGGCGGTCTATTGCGGCGTACCGGCCGGCATCGACGCGTTCCGCAACGCGCGCGAGGCGCTCAACGAAGCCGAATCGAAGTAGCGCGAACAGGCAGTCGCATGGCCGAGCCGGAATACGAACTCTTCGCCATCCGCTATGCGACCCGCGAGGCGCGGCGCAGCGATCATTTCATCGGCGGCGACCCGCATGACGGGCCGATGCCGATGGACTATTTTATGTGGGTGGCGAGGGGCGGCGGGCGCACCTTTGTCATCGACACCGGCTTCAATGCGGAAGTCTCAAAGAAGCGAAGCCGCACGTTTCTGCGTTGTCCGGTCGAGACGCTTGGCGCGTTCGACATCGATGTAAATGCGGTCGAGGACGTGATCCTGACCCATCTGCATTACGACCACGCCGGGAATTTCGACCGCTTTCCGAAGGCGCGTTTCCATCTCCAGGAGCGCGAAATGGCCTACGCCACGGGCCGTTACATGCGGTATCCGAGACTGTCGCATTCCTTCGAGGTCGAGGATATCTGCGGACTGGTGCGGCTGAATTATGCGCGCCGCGTGATGTTCTACAACGGCGATGCCGAACTGGCGCCCGGCCTGACGATCCATGCGGCCGGCGGCCATTCGGCCGGACTGCAATTCGTACGCGTCCGGACCCGCCGCGGCTTTGTCGTGCTCGCCTCCGATGTCAGCCATTTCTACGAGAACATGGCGAGCGAACGGCCATTCACGACGGCGCTGCATATCGGGGAGATGCTCGAGGGTTTTGATAAATTAATCGCGCTGGCTCCGGACGAGAGCCATATCGTGCCGGGCCATGACCCGCTGGTGATGAAGCTCTATCCCGCGCCCAGCCCGGCGTTCGAGGGCATCGCGGTCCGCCTTGACGTGCCGCCGTCGGGGTCCGCGCCAGTGCGCGCGGATTTCTCGCGGGGGCATTAGCGAATTGCGGTCCCCGTGCTCGGCGAGGGGACCGCTTCCGCAGCGTCTATTTCTCCTTCTCCGCCGCCGCCTTCAGGATAGGCATCAGCCGTGCGGTCTCGGCCTTGATCAGCTCGGTCAGCGCCTTGGGTCCGCGACGGTCCTGTTCCGCGCTCTCGGCGCCGAGTTCTGCCAGCCGCTTCTTCACCGCGTCCTCGTTGAGGCCTCTGTTCAGCGCGTCGACGAGCTTGTCGACGATCGGCTGCGGCGTGCCGGTCGGCACGAACACGGCGTAGAACGGCGCGATGTCGAATTCGGGCAGGCCTTGCTCGTGGGACGTCGGCACATCAGGTAACAATGGACTGCGCTTCTTGGCGGCGACCGCCAGGGCCTTGATGTTGCCGGCCTGGACCTGGCTCAGCGTGCCCAGCACGGGATCGCATTCATAATCGACCTGGCCCGCCAGCATAGCATTTAGCACCGGGGCGGTGCCGGTGAAGGGAATCATCGTCGGCTTGATGCCGAGCGCCGAATGCAGCAAGAGGCAACCGATATAGGAGACCGAGCCGAGGCCGGCGTGTCCGACATTGAGCTTTTCCGGATTGGCCTTGGCATAGGCGACGAATTCCTTGAGATTGTTGGCCGGGAATTCCTTTCGGACGGCCAGCACTTCCGGATATTCGGCGGTCAGGCCGACCGGCGCAAAATCCTTTTGCGGATCGTAGGCGAGGTTCGGATAGAACGCCGGCGCCAGCGCATTGGTGCCAAGATGTCCGGACAGGATGGTATATCCATCCGCCGGCGCGCGGGCCGCGCGGATCGCCCCTGTGGTTCCGCCGGCGCCGACGACATTCTCCACCACGAACTTCTGGCCGAGGTAGCGGGAGAAGATGTCGGCGACGATCCTCCCGGTAATGTCGGCCGGGCCGCCGGCCGCAAAGGGAACGATGACCGTCGCCGTCCGCGTCGGATAATCCTGCGCATGTACGCCATTCGTTCCGGCCAACGCCAGAAATATGCCTGCCGCGATCCACTGCTTGGCCAACTGCGCTCTCCCTCCCTTTGTTGTTTTCTCCAACCATAGGCAGGTTCGGGCGGCAGACAAGCCGGTTTGGTGCAGAGCTGGCAGGGACTTTCGTCGGGGAAGTGCGGCTCAGTACAGCCGCGTCCGGTAAGCTTCCTCCATGGTCTTTTCGGCGTCGTCTACCGACACCGCCGCGGTCTGCTCGGAGATGATGCGGCCCAGCGTCGGAAAGCTGTGGCGCTCGACCTGCGCCGCGGGATTCCAAAGTTTCGAGCGCATCAACGCCTTGCCGCAATGGAAATAGCATTCGTCGACGGTCACCTTGAGGCCGATGACCGGGGTGACGTTCTGCACCGCGAGCGGCGTCAGCAGCGCCGGATCCTGGGTGATCTCGGCCCGGCCGTTGATACGCAGCGTCTCGTTGATACCCGGCACCAGAAAGATCAGACCAACGCCGGGTGAGGCCAGGATGTTGCCGAACGTATCGACCCGGTTGTTGCCGCGCCGGTCCGGAATCAACAGCGTCTTCTCGTCGAGCACGGCGACGAAGCCCGGCCCGTCACCGCGCGGGCTCGCATCGGCATTGCCCTTGCCGTCGCTCGACGCGAGCACCAGGAACGGGGAGAGGGCGATGAAGTCGCGACAGAACTTGTCGAGATGGTGCAGCACCTTCTTTTCGGCGAGCGGGTTGATCTGTCCGAAATGCGCACGCAGATCGTTCGGCGTCTGCACCAGGGGCTTTCCGCCCGCACCGCTGCCTTCCATCGCAAGCCTCCCTTGTCGTTATTGTGATTGCGTTTCCTCGACCCCGCACCAGCCGGCGATGAACAGCGCCAGCGTCTTGGTGACCTTCTTGACGGATTCGATATCGACGCGCTCATTGAAGCCGTGGGCGCCTTCCATTGTCGCACCGAAGCAGAACGCCGGCACGTCGTAATCGAGCCCGTAGAACCGCGTGTCGGTGAGGCCGGTGAAACTCGCTTCCTCGAGTTGGCTTCCGAAAATCTGCTCATACGCCGCCGCGAGCACCGCCTCGCTGTCCTGCGCGCCGGTCACCTCATAGCCCGGCGACAGGAAGCCGGACCACACGACTTCTGGCGGGTTGTCGGCGAGGAACGGATGGGTTTTGGCGGCCTTCTCGACGCAGGCTGTGATCTCGGCCTGGCAGTCGGGGATCTTCCAGCCCGGCAAAATGCCGATACGGCAATCGACGTCGCACCAGGCTGGAACGCTGGAAGCCCAATCGCCGCCCTTGATGATGCCGGGGTTGAAATTGAGGGGATGGTTGAGCTTGCCGAAATAGCGATGCGATTTGGCGCGCTCGTTCCACTCGGCCTCCAGCCCTTCGATCGCCTGGACCAGATGATAGGCCGCCTTGATCGCATTTGAGCCGGTGCCGGCGCGCGCGACGTGAACCGGCACGCCCTTCACCTTGAGGCGGAACCAGATCACGCCGACCTGGGCGCGCATTAGCTTGCCGTCGGTCGGCTCCGGGATCAGGCAGGCATCGGCGCGATAGCCGCGCTGCAGCGTGGAGAGCGCGCCGACCCCGGTGCTTTCCTCCTCGATCACCGACTGCAGGTGGATACGGCCCTTCGGCTTCAGTCCCGCGGCCTTCAGCGCATCGAGTGCATAAAGTGCGGCGATGGTGCCGGACTTCATGTCGCCGGCGCCGCGGCCATAGAGCCAGCCATCCTCGACGGTGGGCTTGAACGGCGGATATTTCCACATGTCGAGCGGGCCGGCGGGCACGACGTCGCAATGGCCCTGCAGGATCAGCGAGCGCCCGGTTTCCTCGGCGGGCCGATAGGTGCCGACCACGGTGCGGGCGCGCGTAAAATCGGTCTCGACCGGGCCGTAGCCCGGCAGGTCCTTGAGGTCGTCCTGGTTGATGATCCAGTCGTCGACCTCGTAGCCGCGCTCGCGCAGCAGCCGCGCCATCATGTCCTGGCACGGCGCTTCCTGGCTGCGCGTGCTGGGGATTGCCGAGAAGGCGATCGTGGTCGCCAGCTGCGCTTCGAAGGCGGCATCGACCGCGGCTTCGATGCGCTCGCGGGCGCCGGCGGGAAGGGGCATGATGTTGCTTTGCGGCACGGATCAATCCTTGCGGGGTTTTCTAACGGAAGTGCGACCGGCGGAGCGCGCCAAGCTTATGCGGAGCGTCCGCGTCATGCCAGCGCCTCGTGTTTCTGCGCAAAGCCCGGCTGATCGAAGAAACGCCGCCCCGGGATCGCGTCAAGCAGGTCGCGCGTATAGGCCTCACGCGGGTTGGTAAACACGGCCGAGGTCGGGCCTTCTTCGACGATGCGGCCATGCTGCAGCACGATCACGCGGTCGGCGATTTCGGCGGCGATGCGCAGGTCGTGCGTGATGAAGATCATCGCCAGCCGCATCTCGCGCCGCAGCTCGGCGAGCAGTGCCAGCACCTGCGCCTGGACCGACACGTCGAGCGCTGATACCGCCTCGTCGGCGATCAGCACTTTCGGCCGCAGCGCGAGCGCGCGGGCAATACAGATGCGCTGGCGCTGGCCGCCGGAGAATTCGTGCGGATAGCGATCCGCGGCCGAAGGTGTCAGCCCGACACGGGCCAGCAATTGCCGCGCCTGCGCCATCGCCTCCGTGCGCGGGGTGCCGTAGGCCATCGGGCCACGCGCCACGGCATCGCCGACTTTCTGGCGCGGATCGAGGCTGGAAAACGGGTCCTGAAAGATGATCTGCAGCCCGCGACGCGCCAGCCGCAGCGCCTCGCCGTGCAACTGCCGCAGGTCCTCGTTGCCGAGCCGGATCGCGCCGGAATCCGGCTCCGTCAGCCGCATCACCATGCGGCCCAGCGTCGATTTGCCGGAACCGGATTCGCCGACAACAGCCAGCGTTTCGCCCTCGTGCAGCGTCAGCGAGATGCCGTCGGCGGCGACCACTTCGCGCGGCGGCTGAAACCAGCCGCGCTTGACGCGAAAGGTCTTGCGCAGGTCCACGATGTCGAGCAGCGGCGCGGTCTGCGCGGCGGTCTCCCGATGTTTTACCCGCGCTTTAGGTACCGCATCGATCAGTTCGCGCGTATAGGCCTCGCGCGGGTGGCGCAGCACTTCCTCGACGGTGCCGTGCTCGACCACCTTGCCGTGGCGCAGCACGACGACGCGATCGGCGACGTCGGCCACGACGCCGAAATCATGGGTGATCAGCAGCACGCCCATGCCGCGGTCGCGCCGGAGATCGTCGATCAGACGCAGGATCTGGCGCTGGGTGGTGACGTCGAGCGCCGTCGTCGGCTCGTCCGCAATCAGCAGCGCGGGCTGGTTCGACATTGCCATCGCAATCATGACGCGCTGGCGCTGGCCGCCGGAGAGTTCGAACGGATAGCTGTTGGCGAGCTGCGGCGGGTTCGGCAGTCCAACCTGGGTCAGGAGCTCCAGCACCCGGGCCTTGATCTCGGCGGTGGACGGTGCCGGGCTCTGATGCGTGAGGATTGTCTCCTCGATCTGTTCGCCGACGCGCTTCAATGGATTGAGCGACGACAGCGGTTCCTGAAATATCATGGCAGCCTCGCCACCGCGCAGCCGGCGCAGCGCGCGGCGGTCGAGCTTGGCCGTATCATGCCCTGCAACCTTCACGGCGCCGGATACGATGTCGACGCCCTTCGGCAACAGCGAGAGGATCGCATGGGCGATCATCGATTTGCCCGAGCCGGATTCGCCGACCAGGCAGACGACTTCGTTGCGCTGGATCGCGAACGAGACCTGCTCGACCGCGAACGGCCGGTCGCCGCCCTCGGGCAGCGCGATGGAGAGATTTTCGACGGAGAGCACGGATGGGGAGGGCTGCATGCCTTTGTCCGTCATGCCCGCCGCCTTGAGATTCGCGGGTTGAGCACGTCAGACAGTCCTTCACCGAACAAGTTGATCGCAAGCACGGTGAACAGGATCGCGAGGCCGGGAAAGACGCTCATCCACCAGGCCTGCCGTATCACGGTGCGCCCGGCGCCGATCATGAAACCCCAGGACATCAGGTTGGGATCGCCAAGTCCCATGAAGGAGAGGGCGCTTTCCAGCAGGATCGCCGTCGCCACCGTCAGCGATACCACGACCAGAATCGGCGAGATCGCGTTCGGCAGGATGTGACCGAGCACGATGCGGGCCGTGCTCTCACCCTGGCACAAGGCGGCCTCGACGAACTCGCGCCCGCGCAGTTTCAGGAATTCGGCGCGCGTCAGCCGTGCCAGCGGCGGCCAGCTCACTGCGCCGATGGTGAGGATGATGGTGAGCAGCGAAGGGCTGAAGGTCGCAACCAGCAGGATCGCCAGGATGAAGGCGGGAACGGTCTGGAACATCTCCGTCACCCGCATCAGCACCAGATCGACCTTGCCGCCGAAATAGCCGGAGATAGCGCCGATCACGACGCCGATCGTCATGGC
It contains:
- a CDS encoding dipeptide ABC transporter ATP-binding protein, which gives rise to MTDKGMQPSPSVLSVENLSIALPEGGDRPFAVEQVSFAIQRNEVVCLVGESGSGKSMIAHAILSLLPKGVDIVSGAVKVAGHDTAKLDRRALRRLRGGEAAMIFQEPLSSLNPLKRVGEQIEETILTHQSPAPSTAEIKARVLELLTQVGLPNPPQLANSYPFELSGGQRQRVMIAMAMSNQPALLIADEPTTALDVTTQRQILRLIDDLRRDRGMGVLLITHDFGVVADVADRVVVLRHGKVVEHGTVEEVLRHPREAYTRELIDAVPKARVKHRETAAQTAPLLDIVDLRKTFRVKRGWFQPPREVVAADGISLTLHEGETLAVVGESGSGKSTLGRMVMRLTEPDSGAIRLGNEDLRQLHGEALRLARRGLQIIFQDPFSSLDPRQKVGDAVARGPMAYGTPRTEAMAQARQLLARVGLTPSAADRYPHEFSGGQRQRICIARALALRPKVLIADEAVSALDVSVQAQVLALLAELRREMRLAMIFITHDLRIAAEIADRVIVLQHGRIVEEGPTSAVFTNPREAYTRDLLDAIPGRRFFDQPGFAQKHEALA
- a CDS encoding ABC transporter permease; this translates as MDALRAFLRHPSGMAGLVLLIIVLVVAITAPWVFPVSPWEMSGTPFAPPGEDGMWLGGDTLGRDVAAGVAHGARVSLLIGVASALAAMTIGVVIGAISGYFGGKVDLVLMRVTEMFQTVPAFILAILLVATFSPSLLTIILTIGAVSWPPLARLTRAEFLKLRGREFVEAALCQGESTARIVLGHILPNAISPILVVVSLTVATAILLESALSFMGLGDPNLMSWGFMIGAGRTVIRQAWWMSVFPGLAILFTVLAINLFGEGLSDVLNPRISRRRA